In Pristiophorus japonicus isolate sPriJap1 chromosome 2, sPriJap1.hap1, whole genome shotgun sequence, one genomic interval encodes:
- the LOC139237999 gene encoding zinc finger protein 502-like: MDTRTMEKPWKCGDCGKGFNYPSELGNHRRCHTGERPFTCSECGKGFTRSSNLLIHQRVHTGERPFTCSECGKGFTQSSQLLKHQRVHTGERPFTCSECGKGFTLSSHLLTHQRVHTGERPFTCSVCGKGFTRSYHLVTHQRIHTGERPFICSECGTGFTQSSHLLIHQRVHTRERPFICSECGKGFTLSSHLLTHQRVHSGERPFTCSECGKRFIQSYDLLRHQRVHSGERPFTCSECGKGFTNSSHLLTHQRVHTGERPFTCSECGKGFPQSCDLLRHQRVHTGERPFTCSECGMGFTQSSSLLRHQRVHK, translated from the coding sequence atggacacccgcaccatggagaaaccgtggaaatgtggggactgtgggaagggatttaattacccgtctgagctgggaaATCATCGAcgctgtcacactggggagagaccgttcacctgctctgagtgtgggaagggattcactcgttcatccaacctgttgatacatcagcgagttcacactggggagaggccgttcacctgctctgagtgtggaaagggattcactcaatcatcccaactgctgaaacaccagcgagttcacactggggagaggcctttcacctgctctgagtgtgggaagggattcactctgtcatcccacctgctgacacaccagcgagttcacactggggagagaccattcacctgctcagtgtgtggaaagggattcactcggtcatatcaccttgtaactcaccagcgaattcacaccggggagaggccattcatctgctcggagtgtgggacgggattcactcagtcatcccacctgctgatacaccagcgagttcacaccagggaaagaccgttcatctgctctgagtgtgggaagggattcactctgtcatcccacctgctgacacaccagcgagttcactctggggagaggcctttcacctgctctgagtgtgggaagagattcattcagtcatacgacctgctgagacaccagcgagttcactctggggagaggccgttcacctgctctgagtgtgggaagggtttcacaaaCTCATCCCACCTTCTAactcaccaacgagttcacactggggagaggccgttcacatgctctgagtgtgggaaaggattccctCAGTCatgcgacctgctgagacaccagcgagttcacactggggagaggccgttcacctgctccgagtgtgggatgggattcactcagtcatccagcctgctgagacaccagcgtgttcacaagtGA